Proteins encoded together in one Thermoplasmatales archaeon BRNA1 window:
- a CDS encoding RNase PH-related exoribonuclease, with translation MSTPIVSQIRRDHLLNLLAEGRREDGRQLDEFRSIKVETGLIESADGSARVELGDTVVMAGVKIVPGVPYPDAPGDGTLTTGMELLPMAHPMFEPGPPDENAIEMARVVDRGIRESGMIDVKKLCIKEGESIWMVFLDLYAINHDGNLFDAATIASVCALRTATIPWKQYFPDMEKDDEPLPVTCLPISVTEHKIGNDLIVDPNFDEEAIATARLTVTTDENGNYRAMQKGGRGSITRGDLSLCLDRAVEIGNKIRSIIG, from the coding sequence ATGAGCACCCCCATCGTTTCACAGATCAGGAGGGACCACCTCCTCAACCTCCTCGCCGAGGGCAGGAGGGAGGACGGACGCCAGCTCGACGAGTTCAGGAGCATCAAGGTCGAGACCGGCCTCATCGAGTCCGCCGACGGGTCCGCCCGCGTCGAGCTCGGGGACACCGTCGTCATGGCCGGTGTCAAGATCGTCCCCGGAGTCCCCTACCCGGACGCCCCCGGAGACGGAACCCTCACCACCGGAATGGAGCTGCTGCCCATGGCACACCCCATGTTCGAGCCCGGACCGCCGGACGAGAACGCCATCGAAATGGCACGTGTCGTGGACCGCGGTATCCGCGAGTCCGGAATGATCGACGTCAAGAAGCTGTGCATCAAGGAAGGCGAGTCCATCTGGATGGTCTTCCTCGACCTGTACGCCATCAACCACGACGGCAACCTGTTCGATGCCGCCACCATCGCCTCCGTGTGCGCGCTGAGGACCGCGACCATCCCCTGGAAGCAGTACTTCCCCGACATGGAGAAGGACGACGAGCCCCTGCCCGTCACCTGCCTCCCCATCTCGGTCACCGAGCACAAAATAGGCAATGATTTAATAGTAGACCCTAATTTTGACGAAGAGGCCATAGCCACGGCCCGCCTGACCGTCACCACCGACGAGAACGGCAACTACCGTGCAATGCAGAAGGGCGGAAGGGGATCCATAACCAGGGGAGACCTG
- a CDS encoding ribosomal RNA-processing protein RRP41/SKI6 produces the protein MSGHTDMVLVNEEGIRIDGRRVDEKRNIKVEAGVLKNADGSCYLEVGKNKVLCAVYGPRECRMRHLQDPTKAVITVKYNMQTYSVSDRKRPGTDRRSVEISKLISEALESVVLTELFPRSTIDIYIEILQANAGTRCAGLTAASVALADAGIPMRDIVPAIACGKADGHVLLDLNKEEDNYGQADVPLAIIPSTDEIVLLQMDGNMTREELDYGLDMAFKAAHEVNDLQRDALLRRYNEKAKKEEAE, from the coding sequence ATGAGCGGACACACAGACATGGTTTTGGTTAACGAGGAAGGCATCAGGATCGACGGCCGCAGGGTCGACGAGAAAAGGAACATCAAGGTCGAGGCCGGCGTCCTGAAGAACGCCGACGGATCCTGCTACCTCGAGGTCGGTAAGAACAAGGTCCTCTGCGCGGTCTACGGACCCAGGGAGTGCCGCATGAGGCACCTGCAGGACCCCACCAAGGCGGTCATCACCGTCAAGTACAACATGCAGACCTACTCGGTCTCCGACAGGAAGAGGCCGGGAACCGACAGGAGGTCCGTCGAAATCTCCAAGCTCATCAGCGAGGCCCTCGAGAGCGTCGTTCTGACCGAGCTGTTCCCCCGCTCCACCATCGACATCTACATCGAGATCCTCCAGGCCAACGCCGGGACCAGGTGCGCCGGTCTCACCGCCGCATCCGTCGCCCTCGCCGACGCTGGGATCCCCATGAGGGACATCGTCCCCGCCATCGCCTGCGGCAAGGCGGACGGCCACGTCCTCCTCGACCTCAACAAGGAGGAGGACAACTACGGACAGGCCGACGTCCCCCTCGCCATCATCCCCAGCACCGACGAGATCGTCCTGCTGCAGATGGACGGCAACATGACCCGCGAGGAGCTGGACTACGGACTCGACATGGCCTTCAAGGCCGCCCACGAGGTCAACGACCTCCAGAGGGACGCGCTGCTCAGGCGCTACAACGAGAAAGCGAAGAAGGAGGAAGCAGAATGA
- a CDS encoding RNA-binding protein Rrp4 and related proteins (containing S1 domain and KH domain) — protein MEKRFARRARETVLPGDVLADADEFKAGENAYELDGKIRAEVLGIKTIIGNAVGVIPSGGRYMPETGDTVIGVISDVGPSNWMIDINAPYPAPLHVSEVPWKVEFGDTTSFLTMEDVVLLKVLSVDETKKISVTMKDSGLRKIEGGQIIEIDHNKISRVIGKGGSMIQMLKNMTDCRITVGQNGRIWIDGEGENATVAAAAIKKIEEEARSSNLTERVQRFIEERLPQSGYADEDEEESE, from the coding sequence ATGGAAAAAAGATTCGCCAGAAGGGCACGTGAGACTGTCCTCCCCGGAGACGTACTCGCCGATGCGGACGAGTTCAAGGCCGGTGAGAACGCGTACGAGCTCGACGGCAAGATCCGCGCGGAAGTGCTGGGAATAAAGACCATCATCGGAAACGCGGTTGGAGTCATCCCGTCGGGCGGCAGGTACATGCCCGAGACCGGTGACACCGTTATCGGAGTTATCAGCGATGTCGGACCGTCCAACTGGATGATCGACATAAATGCCCCCTACCCCGCCCCGCTGCATGTCAGCGAGGTCCCGTGGAAGGTGGAGTTCGGAGACACCACCTCCTTCCTCACCATGGAGGACGTCGTGCTCCTTAAGGTCCTCAGCGTGGACGAGACCAAGAAGATCTCCGTCACCATGAAGGACTCCGGACTCAGGAAGATTGAGGGCGGCCAGATCATCGAGATCGACCACAACAAGATCTCCCGCGTCATCGGAAAGGGCGGCTCCATGATCCAGATGCTGAAGAACATGACCGACTGCCGCATTACCGTCGGGCAGAACGGCCGCATATGGATCGACGGAGAGGGAGAAAACGCAACGGTCGCCGCGGCGGCCATCAAGAAGATCGAGGAGGAGGCCAGGTCCTCCAACCTTACGGAGAGGGTGCAGAGGTTCATCGAAGAGAGGCTGCCCCAGTCCGGGTACGCAGATGAAGATGAGGAGGAGTCCGAATGA
- a CDS encoding proteasome endopeptidase complex, archaeal, alpha subunit, protein MAYDRGITVFSPDGRLFQVEYAREAVKKGSTTIGIKFKDGVLLVADKRISSRLVEPESVEKVYLIDEFIGCATSGLVADARILVDEARKNAQIHKVNYGENIGVAMLTKQVCDYEQNFTQWGGGRPFGTAMLIAGADDLGVHLFETDPSGAIVAYKASCIGVGRAVVMDLLEKEYKDGMTCDAALKLGMKALEAAIEEAPKAESVEVGVVKAGEKFKIMTNAEKAKAIPKAKAKAPAAKKE, encoded by the coding sequence ATGGCATATGACCGCGGGATCACCGTGTTTTCTCCCGACGGAAGGCTGTTCCAGGTAGAGTATGCCCGTGAGGCCGTCAAGAAAGGTTCGACGACCATCGGCATAAAGTTCAAGGACGGAGTCCTCCTCGTCGCCGACAAGAGGATTTCCAGCAGGCTCGTCGAGCCTGAGTCTGTCGAGAAGGTCTACCTTATCGACGAATTCATCGGATGCGCCACCTCCGGCCTCGTCGCCGATGCGCGCATCCTCGTGGACGAGGCGAGGAAGAACGCCCAGATTCACAAGGTCAACTACGGCGAGAACATCGGCGTAGCCATGCTCACCAAGCAGGTCTGCGATTACGAGCAGAACTTCACCCAGTGGGGAGGCGGCAGGCCTTTCGGTACCGCGATGCTCATCGCCGGCGCCGACGACCTCGGTGTCCACCTCTTCGAGACCGACCCCTCCGGAGCCATCGTTGCGTACAAGGCGAGCTGCATCGGAGTCGGCAGGGCGGTCGTCATGGACCTCCTGGAGAAGGAGTACAAGGACGGAATGACCTGCGACGCCGCTCTCAAGCTCGGAATGAAGGCGCTCGAGGCCGCCATCGAGGAGGCTCCCAAGGCGGAGTCCGTCGAGGTCGGTGTCGTCAAGGCCGGCGAGAAGTTCAAGATCATGACCAACGCCGAGAAGGCGAAGGCCATCCCGAAGGCTAAGGCAAAGGCCCCTGCCGCAAAGAAAGAGTGA
- a CDS encoding Heterodisulfide reductase, subunit A-related polyferredoxin, with the protein MTTKSALVIGGGIAGIQASLDLADRNIHVYLLDKKPTIGGTMCMLDKTFPTNDCSACILSPKMADAAGHPNITLLTYHEVKKVEGKEGDFKVTVLKKARYVDPTTCTACGDCVAKCPSKGIPNEFEYGLTTRKAIYIPHAQAVPRVALIDATKCKMLLEGKCGVCAKTCGKGCIHYDDKDEEITLDIGSIIVAAGFDVFDAKKATEYGYGKFANVVTAIEYERLEGAAGPFDGHIPIPATVVRDKWGAVQKGAGEVGPKSVAWIQCCGSRSQKSTWKKYCSSVCCMYATKQAIITKEHGDVDEDIFFMDIRSYGKEFETYIHRAETEYGIHLHRGARVSNLEEDPETKQIIVNYTDPENNPQSKVFDMVVLSVGLESPAGAQELADTLGIELNEYGFAKTSIYQPLETSRKGIVVTGAFAAPKDIPTSVAEASGASAKAGAFIVNDPSFEPCKPKEYPAEKDVEGKEPRIGVWVCRCGINIGSVVDVPAVVEYAKNLPNVVLSEETKYACAQDCLQDIAKAIQEQDLNRVVVASCTPRTHEPLFREACKNGGLNKYLFNMANIRDQCSWIHMHAPEAATNKAKDLVKMAIAKAALLEPLEGSDIPVTQSAAIIGGGITGMTAALDIAAQNIAVHIFEKDGELGGFAKNFMHKEDGVCVQDFLKETINKVNSNDLITVHLNADVVDIPGYVGNFAIKLADGSETPVGAVLFATGAGEYKPVEYNYGSDPKVKTYVELEKEIAADSSKYAGKNVAFIQCIGSRNDSTEYCSRVCCAGAIRNAIQLKMNDPTTNVTIIHKDIRTYGFREDMYYMASKLGVRFLRYPTDGKLPEYDGNVVKAYDNGLNEEVAIPVDTLVLSNGITPLREEKEKLKIMVKVPTSKDGFFFEAHQKLRPVDFATEGVFVAGAAHWPKFMDECIAQGSGAASRMLTIITKDHLVSEGITASVSNPNSCNGCGTCEGCCEYHAITIVEGEDGRPISSVNPGLCKGCGCCVAACPSGAMEQRGFRNKQIIAEIDALLDAPLMEKE; encoded by the coding sequence ATGACGACCAAATCTGCATTAGTAATCGGAGGCGGGATCGCCGGTATTCAGGCGTCCCTCGACCTTGCAGACAGGAACATCCACGTCTACCTGCTCGACAAAAAGCCGACCATCGGTGGAACGATGTGCATGCTTGACAAGACCTTCCCGACCAACGACTGTTCGGCCTGTATCCTGTCCCCCAAGATGGCGGACGCAGCAGGACACCCGAACATCACCCTCCTGACCTACCACGAGGTCAAGAAAGTCGAGGGCAAAGAGGGAGACTTCAAGGTCACCGTCCTCAAGAAGGCTAGGTACGTCGATCCGACCACCTGCACCGCTTGCGGAGACTGTGTTGCAAAGTGCCCCTCCAAGGGAATCCCCAACGAGTTCGAGTACGGACTCACCACCCGCAAGGCAATCTACATCCCCCACGCTCAGGCCGTCCCCCGTGTCGCCCTGATTGACGCCACCAAGTGTAAGATGCTCCTCGAGGGCAAGTGCGGAGTCTGCGCCAAGACCTGCGGCAAGGGATGCATCCACTACGACGACAAGGACGAGGAGATCACCCTCGACATCGGATCCATCATCGTCGCAGCCGGATTCGACGTCTTCGACGCCAAGAAGGCCACCGAGTACGGATACGGAAAGTTCGCCAACGTCGTCACCGCCATCGAGTACGAGAGGCTCGAGGGAGCAGCTGGACCGTTCGACGGACACATCCCGATCCCCGCCACCGTCGTCCGCGACAAGTGGGGAGCAGTCCAGAAAGGAGCCGGCGAGGTCGGACCCAAGAGCGTCGCATGGATTCAGTGCTGCGGATCCAGGTCCCAGAAGAGCACCTGGAAGAAGTACTGCTCCTCCGTGTGCTGCATGTACGCGACCAAGCAGGCCATCATCACCAAGGAGCACGGAGACGTCGATGAGGACATCTTCTTCATGGACATCCGTTCCTACGGAAAAGAGTTCGAGACCTACATCCACAGGGCAGAGACCGAGTACGGCATCCACCTCCACAGGGGAGCCCGCGTCTCCAACCTCGAGGAGGATCCCGAGACCAAACAGATCATCGTCAACTACACCGATCCCGAGAACAACCCCCAGTCGAAGGTCTTCGACATGGTCGTCCTCTCTGTCGGACTTGAGTCCCCCGCCGGTGCTCAGGAGCTCGCCGACACCCTCGGAATCGAGCTGAACGAGTACGGATTCGCCAAGACCTCCATCTACCAGCCCCTCGAGACCTCCAGGAAGGGAATCGTCGTCACCGGTGCCTTCGCCGCACCCAAGGACATCCCGACCTCCGTCGCCGAGGCTTCCGGAGCTTCCGCCAAGGCCGGAGCGTTCATCGTCAACGACCCGTCCTTCGAGCCCTGCAAGCCCAAGGAGTACCCCGCTGAGAAGGATGTTGAGGGCAAGGAGCCCAGGATCGGAGTGTGGGTCTGCCGCTGCGGTATCAACATCGGATCCGTGGTCGACGTCCCCGCCGTTGTCGAGTACGCCAAGAACCTGCCGAACGTCGTCCTCTCCGAGGAGACCAAATACGCATGCGCCCAGGACTGTCTCCAGGACATCGCCAAGGCCATCCAGGAGCAGGACCTCAACCGCGTCGTCGTCGCCTCCTGTACCCCCAGGACCCACGAGCCCCTGTTCAGGGAGGCCTGCAAGAACGGTGGACTGAACAAGTACCTGTTCAACATGGCCAACATCCGTGATCAGTGCTCCTGGATCCACATGCACGCCCCCGAGGCAGCCACCAACAAGGCGAAGGACCTCGTCAAGATGGCAATCGCCAAGGCCGCCCTCCTCGAGCCTCTCGAGGGATCCGACATCCCGGTCACCCAGTCCGCCGCCATCATCGGAGGAGGAATCACCGGAATGACCGCAGCTCTGGACATCGCAGCCCAGAACATCGCCGTCCACATCTTCGAGAAGGACGGAGAGCTCGGAGGATTCGCCAAGAACTTCATGCACAAGGAGGACGGAGTCTGTGTTCAGGACTTCCTTAAGGAGACTATCAACAAAGTCAACTCCAACGACCTGATCACCGTCCACCTCAACGCTGACGTCGTCGACATCCCCGGATACGTCGGAAACTTCGCTATCAAGCTCGCCGACGGATCCGAGACCCCCGTCGGAGCAGTCCTGTTCGCGACCGGAGCCGGCGAGTACAAGCCCGTCGAGTACAACTACGGATCCGACCCCAAGGTCAAGACCTACGTCGAGCTCGAGAAGGAGATCGCCGCCGACTCCTCCAAGTATGCCGGCAAGAACGTCGCCTTCATCCAGTGCATCGGTTCCAGGAACGACTCCACCGAGTACTGCAGCCGTGTCTGCTGCGCAGGAGCAATCCGCAACGCGATCCAGCTGAAGATGAACGACCCCACCACCAACGTCACCATCATCCACAAGGACATCAGGACCTACGGCTTCCGCGAGGACATGTACTACATGGCCTCCAAGCTCGGAGTCCGCTTCCTCAGGTACCCCACCGACGGAAAGCTGCCCGAGTACGATGGCAACGTCGTGAAAGCATACGACAACGGACTCAACGAGGAGGTCGCAATCCCCGTCGACACCCTTGTGCTCTCCAACGGTATCACCCCGCTCCGCGAGGAGAAGGAGAAGCTCAAGATCATGGTCAAGGTCCCCACTTCCAAGGACGGCTTCTTCTTCGAGGCCCACCAGAAGCTCAGGCCGGTCGACTTCGCAACCGAGGGAGTCTTCGTCGCCGGAGCCGCCCACTGGCCCAAGTTCATGGACGAGTGCATCGCCCAGGGATCCGGAGCGGCTTCCAGGATGCTCACCATCATCACCAAGGACCACCTCGTCTCCGAGGGTATCACTGCTTCCGTCAGCAACCCCAACTCCTGCAACGGATGCGGAACCTGCGAGGGATGCTGTGAGTACCACGCGATTACCATCGTCGAGGGAGAGGACGGAAGGCCCATCTCCTCTGTCAACCCCGGTCTCTGCAAGGGATGCGGATGCTGCGTCGCAGCCTGCCCCTCCGGAGCTATGGAGCAGAGAGGATTCAGGAACAAGCAGATCATCGCCGAGATCGACGCTCTGCTGGACGCCCCCCTGATGGAGAAGGAGTGA
- a CDS encoding F420-non-reducing hydrogenase subunit D, translating to MADNFEPLIVAFCCNWCSYAGADNAGVGRRQMPPNFRIIRTMCSARIDPEFVLRALSKGADGVIVLGCHPADCHYIGGNYRARRRIALLRLVLEQYGFDPRRLRLEWVSASEGEKFQTVMVSFIDTIKALGPTPVKSKDTIAKIRNEVAQE from the coding sequence ATGGCCGACAATTTCGAACCCCTGATCGTTGCATTCTGCTGCAACTGGTGCTCCTACGCGGGAGCAGACAACGCTGGTGTCGGAAGGCGCCAGATGCCCCCGAACTTCCGCATCATCAGGACCATGTGCTCCGCGAGGATCGACCCCGAGTTCGTCCTCCGCGCGCTCTCCAAAGGAGCCGACGGAGTCATCGTCCTCGGATGCCACCCCGCAGACTGCCACTACATCGGTGGAAACTACAGGGCCCGCAGGAGGATCGCCCTCCTGAGGCTCGTCCTCGAGCAGTATGGATTCGACCCCCGCAGGCTCAGGCTTGAGTGGGTGTCCGCCTCTGAGGGAGAGAAGTTCCAGACCGTCATGGTCAGCTTCATCGACACCATCAAGGCCCTCGGACCCACCCCGGTCAAATCCAAGGACACGATCGCAAAGATCCGCAACGAGGTCGCACAGGAGTGA
- a CDS encoding Coenzyme F420-reducing hydrogenase, gamma subunit, which translates to MGFFSNLFKKKEKKTEAKKEAAPKAAPAKAAPAAAPAKAAPAANGKTGFVEYKAADLPKGAAALIGAPPGGKIKVAIYWAAGCGGCDVSILDTNETVLSVADMADIVMWPIAVDGKEKDIEAMEDGEITVSIINGAIRNSENEHMVKLLRQKSKLVVAYGSCAVFGGTPSLANLVAGGAKEILEYVYTKTPTSAQYQKDYHADAPCVPQTSFEAPEGTLTLPVVYDTVHSLDQVIDVDYFIPGCPPIYESITHLVKALVDFVYSGVPLPPKGTEIGVTEKCMCDECPREKTYARITEIKEPYQVNIDPDKCLMDQGILCLGPATVGGCNARCTRVGQPCRGCYGPTHFVTEHGASALSAIASLFPVLDDDPIMDEERVISIMSSIKDPLGYFYAYTIGKSLINRAVKEETA; encoded by the coding sequence ATGGGATTCTTCAGCAACCTGTTCAAGAAGAAAGAGAAGAAGACTGAGGCGAAGAAGGAGGCGGCACCCAAGGCAGCTCCTGCAAAGGCAGCCCCCGCCGCCGCTCCTGCAAAGGCAGCCCCCGCCGCCAACGGCAAGACCGGATTCGTCGAGTACAAGGCAGCCGACCTCCCCAAGGGAGCAGCCGCCCTAATCGGAGCTCCCCCGGGTGGAAAGATCAAGGTCGCCATCTACTGGGCAGCCGGATGCGGAGGATGTGACGTTTCCATCCTCGACACCAACGAGACCGTCCTCTCCGTCGCCGACATGGCAGACATCGTCATGTGGCCTATCGCCGTCGACGGAAAGGAGAAGGACATCGAGGCAATGGAGGACGGAGAGATCACCGTCTCCATCATCAACGGAGCCATCAGGAACTCCGAGAACGAGCACATGGTGAAACTGCTCAGGCAGAAGTCCAAGCTCGTCGTCGCCTACGGATCCTGCGCAGTCTTCGGAGGAACCCCCTCCCTCGCAAACCTGGTTGCCGGTGGAGCAAAGGAGATCCTGGAGTACGTCTACACCAAGACCCCCACCTCCGCCCAGTACCAGAAGGACTACCACGCCGACGCACCCTGCGTTCCCCAGACCTCCTTCGAGGCCCCTGAGGGAACCCTGACCCTGCCGGTTGTGTACGACACCGTCCACAGCCTCGACCAGGTCATCGACGTCGACTACTTCATCCCCGGATGCCCGCCCATCTACGAGTCCATCACCCACCTGGTGAAGGCCCTCGTGGACTTCGTCTACTCCGGCGTCCCGCTCCCGCCCAAGGGAACCGAGATCGGAGTCACCGAGAAGTGCATGTGCGACGAGTGCCCCAGGGAGAAGACCTACGCCCGCATCACCGAGATCAAGGAGCCCTACCAGGTCAACATCGACCCCGACAAGTGCCTGATGGACCAGGGAATCCTCTGCCTCGGACCCGCTACCGTCGGAGGATGCAACGCAAGGTGCACCCGCGTCGGACAGCCGTGCCGCGGATGCTACGGACCCACCCACTTCGTTACCGAGCACGGAGCCAGCGCTCTCAGCGCAATCGCTTCGCTGTTCCCCGTCCTCGACGACGACCCCATCATGGATGAGGAGAGGGTCATCAGCATCATGTCTAGCATCAAGGACCCGCTGGGATACTTCTACGCGTACACCATCGGAAAGTCCCTTATCAACCGTGCAGTCAAAGAGGAGACTGCCTGA
- a CDS encoding Coenzyme F420-reducing hydrogenase, alpha subunit, with translation MAGPIIWDEKKKAEGNRITVDPITRLEGHGKIEIFLDDHGNVENAYWQVPEVRGFERFCIGRRVTELNQITARLCGVCPGAHHLASTKAIDGCFNAKPTEAAFHIRDTFYQAHYVHSHIAHFYALAAGDFVCGPAAPAAQRNVLGVVAAVGAETGLAVLKAREQAQRIQAIIGGKATHPVMGVPGGVTKAISQAEAKEIQEYSENLVAFSELSLKIFHDVVLANKEYVDIITNKDLYYHETYHMSIVNDKGQCDFHDGKVKVIDQDGKDFDLYDPNDYLDHIAEASLQWSYEKFPYLRNPGFKGLVDGPDSGIYRATPLSRMNVTKDLPTPLANEALKEYRSILAPDGKPVQFTLATHWARLIEMLYAAEKLKEDAYSDKLTDANIKQTDLVPGGRGVGCVEAPRGTLTHDYTCDEDGIVTACNLVVGTTNNNGPICMDVAKVAKALIKNYDVSPGLLNMVEMAFRAYDPCNSCATHSLPGQMPLVAEIRNRDGSIYDVLKQN, from the coding sequence ATGGCAGGACCTATCATTTGGGACGAGAAGAAGAAAGCAGAGGGCAACAGGATCACTGTCGACCCCATCACCCGTCTCGAGGGACACGGAAAGATCGAGATCTTCCTGGACGACCACGGAAACGTCGAGAACGCCTACTGGCAGGTTCCCGAGGTCAGGGGATTCGAGCGCTTCTGCATCGGCAGGCGCGTGACCGAGCTCAACCAGATCACCGCGAGGCTTTGCGGTGTCTGCCCCGGAGCCCACCACCTCGCCTCCACCAAGGCAATCGACGGATGCTTCAACGCCAAGCCCACCGAGGCCGCGTTCCACATCAGGGACACCTTCTACCAGGCGCACTACGTGCACAGCCACATCGCGCACTTCTACGCCCTGGCAGCCGGAGACTTCGTCTGCGGACCCGCTGCCCCTGCAGCACAGAGGAACGTCCTCGGAGTCGTCGCGGCAGTCGGTGCCGAGACCGGACTCGCAGTGCTCAAGGCCCGCGAGCAGGCTCAGCGCATCCAGGCCATCATCGGAGGAAAGGCAACCCACCCCGTCATGGGAGTCCCCGGTGGAGTGACCAAGGCCATCTCCCAGGCAGAGGCAAAAGAGATCCAGGAGTACTCCGAGAACCTCGTCGCGTTCTCCGAGCTCTCCCTGAAGATCTTCCACGACGTCGTCCTTGCAAACAAGGAGTACGTGGACATCATCACCAACAAGGACCTCTACTACCACGAGACCTACCACATGTCCATCGTCAACGACAAGGGACAGTGCGACTTCCACGACGGAAAGGTCAAGGTCATCGACCAGGACGGAAAGGACTTCGACCTTTACGACCCCAACGACTACCTCGACCACATCGCAGAGGCTTCCCTCCAGTGGTCCTACGAGAAGTTCCCCTACCTCCGCAACCCCGGATTCAAGGGACTCGTCGACGGACCCGACAGCGGAATCTACAGGGCAACCCCCCTCAGCAGGATGAACGTCACCAAGGATCTCCCCACCCCTCTCGCCAACGAGGCGCTGAAGGAGTACAGGTCGATCCTCGCACCCGACGGAAAGCCCGTCCAGTTCACCCTCGCTACCCACTGGGCTAGGCTCATCGAGATGCTCTACGCCGCAGAGAAGCTGAAGGAGGACGCCTACAGCGACAAGCTGACCGATGCCAACATCAAGCAGACCGACCTCGTCCCCGGAGGACGCGGAGTCGGATGTGTCGAGGCTCCCCGCGGAACCCTGACCCACGACTACACCTGCGACGAGGACGGAATCGTCACCGCCTGCAACCTTGTTGTCGGAACCACCAACAACAACGGTCCGATCTGCATGGATGTCGCCAAGGTCGCCAAGGCACTGATCAAGAACTACGATGTCTCTCCCGGACTGCTCAACATGGTTGAGATGGCGTTCAGGGCATACGACCCCTGCAACTCCTGCGCAACCCACAGCCTGCCCGGACAGATGCCTCTGGTTGCTGAAATCAGGAACCGCGACGGCAGCATTTACGACGTGCTGAAGCAGAACTGA
- a CDS encoding putative ICC-like phosphoesterase, with protein sequence MDLQPVPDFPALKMDDTLVIGDLHIGVEAHLGAKGVHLTSRTDDMFDSIVKAAGDDIYRIIVLGDVKDSVPGSTKQEYREIPRFFDRLLEYFDQVNVVRGNHDTSIEEFLPGAVRVRPATGMVVEDVGLVHGHTWPSERVMECRTLVMGHEHPTVLFRDGVGAHMSEPCWMRGRFAEKDESKTPRYRKLPESFIVVPAFNRLLGGSPVNENGTPMLGPVLNSDLVMLDDSHIYLLDGVDLGRRGDIMVTDRQFKRWNDREDQPRHSAL encoded by the coding sequence ATGGATCTGCAACCCGTCCCGGACTTCCCTGCCCTGAAGATGGACGATACCCTCGTCATCGGGGACCTGCACATCGGCGTAGAGGCCCATCTGGGAGCGAAAGGAGTCCACCTGACCTCCAGGACGGACGACATGTTCGATTCCATCGTTAAGGCCGCAGGGGACGATATCTACCGCATCATCGTCCTCGGGGATGTGAAGGACTCCGTCCCCGGTTCCACCAAACAGGAGTACAGGGAGATTCCCAGGTTCTTCGACCGTCTCCTGGAGTACTTCGACCAGGTCAATGTGGTCAGGGGGAACCATGACACGTCGATCGAGGAGTTCCTCCCCGGTGCGGTACGTGTCCGTCCTGCCACAGGAATGGTCGTGGAGGATGTGGGACTCGTCCACGGCCACACCTGGCCCTCGGAAAGGGTCATGGAATGCAGGACCCTCGTCATGGGTCACGAGCACCCTACGGTGCTCTTCCGCGACGGTGTGGGTGCCCACATGTCCGAACCCTGCTGGATGAGGGGGAGATTCGCAGAGAAAGATGAATCGAAGACACCCAGATACCGGAAGCTCCCCGAATCGTTCATCGTAGTGCCGGCTTTCAACCGCCTCCTGGGAGGATCCCCGGTGAACGAGAACGGAACTCCCATGCTCGGCCCCGTACTCAATTCCGACCTAGTGATGCTCGACGACTCCCACATCTATCTTCTCGACGGGGTCGACCTCGGACGCAGGGGGGACATAATGGTCACGGACCGCCAGTTCAAACGCTGGAACGACCGCGAGGACCAGCCCAGGCACTCCGCGCTCTGA